A window of Metabacillus sp. B2-18 contains these coding sequences:
- a CDS encoding aldo/keto reductase — protein MKYRRLGSTDLKVSVVGVGTWQFGGDWGKDFSQAEVDAILSHAKGLGINLIDTAECYGPHHMSEKFIGDFLSRDRREDWVLASKFGHKWHDNWEHAWSAEAVQVQLEESLKALKTDYIDLYQFHSGPDDVFNNDDLWTMLDKQVQAGKIRNLGISIGANDNIYQTSKASELNAKAIQVVYNRIDQVPEEEVFPSCIEQDLGVLARVPLASGYLSGKYNPGATFSDNVRKNHEQQEIDEKLKLVAKIKEQEVPEGVNMATWALAWCLQHPAVTTVIPGCKSPEQVEANAKAADLITENHPSDIK, from the coding sequence ATGAAATACAGACGTTTAGGAAGTACTGATTTAAAGGTTTCTGTAGTAGGGGTAGGAACATGGCAGTTTGGAGGAGATTGGGGAAAAGACTTTTCTCAAGCTGAAGTTGATGCGATTCTTTCACATGCAAAAGGTTTAGGAATTAATTTGATTGATACAGCGGAATGTTACGGACCGCATCATATGTCTGAAAAATTCATAGGTGATTTTCTCTCTAGAGATCGTCGTGAGGACTGGGTACTTGCCTCGAAATTTGGTCATAAATGGCATGACAATTGGGAGCATGCATGGAGTGCAGAGGCAGTGCAAGTACAATTAGAGGAATCGCTTAAAGCATTAAAGACAGATTATATTGATCTATATCAATTTCACTCAGGTCCTGATGACGTTTTTAATAATGATGATTTATGGACAATGCTTGATAAGCAGGTTCAAGCGGGTAAAATCCGTAATTTAGGAATTTCTATTGGTGCAAATGACAATATCTATCAAACATCAAAAGCTAGTGAGTTAAATGCTAAAGCAATACAGGTTGTTTATAACCGAATTGATCAAGTACCTGAAGAAGAAGTATTTCCTTCGTGTATAGAGCAGGATTTAGGTGTATTAGCAAGAGTACCATTAGCAAGCGGATATTTGAGTGGGAAATATAACCCTGGTGCAACATTTAGTGACAATGTCAGAAAAAATCATGAACAACAAGAAATCGATGAAAAGCTGAAACTAGTTGCAAAGATAAAGGAGCAAGAAGTGCCAGAAGGAGTAAACATGGCAACTTGGGCTTTAGCATGGTGTCTTCAGCATCCTGCAGTCACAACTGTTATTCCTGGATGCAAAAGCCCAGAGCAAGTGGAAGCAAATGCAAAGGCTGCAGATTTAATCACGGAAAACCATCCATCAGATATAAAGTAA
- the megL gene encoding methionine gamma-lyase, with amino-acid sequence MDRNIHHQFSTKAIHGGYDPKEHKDSLTPPIYQTSTFTFPTLEQGAKRFAGDEEGYIYSRLSNPTVTVLEERIAQLEDGEAALAFSSGMAAVSAALIGLTKNNDHILCSKGIYGCTFGLLQLLKNKYQIEYSFSDLSTTEEICSQIKENTACIYIETPINPTMRLIDLEKVTAIANEKGVKVIVDNTFSTPYLQKPISSGCDLVIHSGTKYIGGHRDVVAGVVVGSHDLIKTLKSTVQKDIGGVIAPFDAWLLLRGIKTLAVRMDRHSENAEKIALSLKKHSKIKNVYYPGDLDHPDYHIMKKQMRNGGGLLSFEIKGTYEDTVRFVNHLKLIPIAVSLGDAETLIQHPASMTHSVIPDEVRIKMGITNQLLRLSVGLEAWEDIWEDINTALKAI; translated from the coding sequence ATGGATCGAAACATTCATCATCAGTTTTCTACAAAAGCAATTCATGGTGGATATGACCCGAAGGAACATAAAGATAGCTTAACACCACCAATTTATCAAACATCCACCTTTACATTTCCTACATTAGAGCAGGGAGCAAAGCGGTTTGCTGGAGATGAAGAAGGGTATATCTATTCCAGGCTTTCAAATCCTACAGTTACGGTGTTAGAAGAGAGAATAGCTCAGTTAGAAGACGGGGAAGCGGCTCTTGCCTTTTCATCAGGAATGGCAGCAGTTTCTGCCGCTCTTATTGGTTTAACAAAAAATAATGACCATATTTTATGCTCAAAAGGAATATATGGATGCACCTTTGGACTACTCCAATTGTTGAAAAATAAATATCAGATCGAGTATTCGTTCTCAGATCTATCTACGACTGAAGAGATATGTTCGCAAATAAAAGAAAATACAGCGTGTATTTATATTGAAACACCAATAAATCCTACAATGAGATTAATTGATTTAGAAAAGGTAACTGCAATTGCAAATGAAAAGGGAGTCAAAGTGATAGTAGACAACACTTTTTCAACTCCTTATTTGCAAAAGCCCATTTCTTCAGGATGTGACCTTGTTATTCATAGCGGCACGAAATATATTGGTGGTCATAGGGATGTTGTAGCGGGTGTAGTTGTTGGCAGTCACGATCTGATTAAGACTTTAAAGAGTACGGTACAAAAGGATATAGGCGGCGTTATTGCACCGTTTGATGCTTGGCTGTTGTTAAGAGGAATAAAAACATTAGCTGTTAGAATGGATCGACATAGTGAAAATGCCGAGAAAATTGCTTTAAGCCTTAAGAAACACTCTAAAATTAAGAATGTCTATTATCCTGGAGATTTAGATCATCCTGACTATCACATTATGAAAAAACAGATGAGAAATGGTGGAGGATTACTTTCTTTTGAAATTAAAGGCACATACGAAGATACGGTGAGATTTGTTAATCATCTTAAGCTTATCCCAATAGCAGTAAGCTTAGGTGATGCGGAAACACTTATTCAGCATCCTGCATCGATGACACATTCTGTCATACCTGATGAAGTGAGGATTAAAATGGGTATAACAAATCAGCTATTAAGACTATCTGTTGGTCTGGAGGCTTGGGAGGATATTTGGGAAGACATAAATACTGCCTTAAAGGCTATTTAA
- a CDS encoding aspartyl-phosphate phosphatase Spo0E family protein: MNDTINPELGHKIDLVRKLMIASAQTKGINSPETIKYSQELDRLIFETQLLLKSCS, from the coding sequence ATGAATGATACGATAAATCCAGAACTCGGCCATAAAATTGACTTAGTAAGAAAGTTGATGATTGCTTCGGCACAAACAAAAGGAATAAATAGTCCTGAAACAATTAAATATAGCCAAGAATTGGATCGTCTAATTTTCGAAACACAATTACTACTAAAATCCTGCAGCTAG
- a CDS encoding GerAB/ArcD/ProY family transporter, with protein sequence MKQNVEKISLWQLYILIICFQIGSAALVSIGDEARQDAWIAIILATVIGVGLIFYYFFLLSRLPGKNLFEIFHFCFGKWIGKFLTLLYVIYFFYISARVLRDFGELLVSTIFEVTPLEVISITMMLVIIYMLQHGLEVLGRTSEVFFPYVVTFILVTGIAIWLSGGIEINNLKPVLGDGFQPIMKALFPQLITFPFGEVITFMIVGAYIGTKKGVGKVSAAAVITSGLILTYGSFIQIATLGADLKERATFPLLSASREISLLNFIERVDLIIVFFVMFGIIVKVSLFFYGGLKGLEYIINKPYRSMTLPMGALVAFISVVISHNFIEHIEEGLVFVPFYLHLPFQFGIPILILPILLWKTKKKETTSL encoded by the coding sequence ATGAAACAAAATGTAGAAAAAATCTCACTTTGGCAGTTATATATCCTTATCATTTGTTTTCAAATTGGAAGTGCAGCACTTGTTAGTATTGGAGATGAGGCAAGGCAGGATGCTTGGATTGCGATTATATTAGCTACTGTTATTGGAGTTGGTCTCATTTTTTATTATTTCTTTTTGCTTTCAAGATTACCGGGAAAGAACTTATTTGAGATATTTCACTTTTGTTTTGGGAAATGGATTGGAAAGTTTTTGACTTTGTTGTACGTTATTTATTTTTTTTATATTTCCGCAAGGGTTTTACGTGATTTTGGTGAGCTTCTTGTTTCAACGATTTTTGAAGTAACACCATTGGAAGTCATCTCGATCACGATGATGTTGGTGATCATTTATATGCTTCAACATGGACTGGAAGTGCTTGGTAGAACGAGTGAGGTTTTTTTTCCTTATGTTGTAACGTTTATATTAGTAACCGGTATTGCTATTTGGCTTTCAGGGGGCATAGAAATTAATAATTTAAAGCCAGTGTTGGGGGATGGATTTCAACCGATTATGAAAGCATTATTTCCACAATTAATAACTTTTCCATTTGGTGAAGTTATTACATTTATGATTGTTGGAGCTTATATAGGTACTAAGAAGGGTGTAGGGAAAGTTAGTGCTGCTGCTGTTATAACTAGTGGACTTATTCTTACATACGGTTCATTTATTCAAATTGCCACATTAGGAGCAGATTTAAAGGAAAGAGCAACATTTCCTTTATTAAGTGCATCAAGGGAGATTTCATTACTTAACTTTATAGAAAGAGTGGACTTAATTATTGTCTTCTTTGTCATGTTCGGAATTATTGTAAAGGTAAGTTTGTTTTTTTATGGGGGACTAAAAGGGCTTGAGTACATCATTAATAAACCGTATCGAAGTATGACGTTACCGATGGGGGCATTAGTTGCTTTTATATCTGTGGTGATTAGTCACAATTTTATTGAGCATATAGAAGAGGGATTAGTATTTGTCCCCTTTTATTTACATCTTCCATTTCAGTTTGGAATCCCGATTCTCATTCTTCCTATTTTGTTGTGGAAAACAAAGAAAAAGGAGACGACTAGCTTATGA
- a CDS encoding spore germination protein: protein MSILSTLFRRKVNKNSGKTSEKELYDKEGIPKQYDFSLEKNKKSIKEIFNSTSDYEVINIKVGNLEGCVCYLGTTLSKSDLNSLVLEPLRSAFQKNEETYQDMNSLREAYFPAVSYEFAETLHQLIWHMLNGFAIVMVNQHTKALALNIGGTEKRSIVEPSTQTIIRGPKDGFVEDLQTNIGLVRRRIKNPRLIFEEFNVGRDSNTQLVIGYMKGIVNEDILSEVKQRINKINASGLLDTGNVEEFITDQTFTFFPLVFNTERPDSISGNILEGKIAIFLDGTPFVLVVPSVFTDFFQSTEDYYQPFFMTSFIRVIRYIAFMITLTFPSLYVAITTFHHELLPTPLLISVQSQREGVPFPAVIEILLMELTFEVLREAGVRMPRAVGQTLSIVGALVIGQAAVEAGLVSNVLVVVVAFSAIASFVTPIYNFSIAARLIRFILILMAASLGLYGIFLSLIVMVIHLVSLRTFGIPYLTPVAPFKLRDQTDVFFRIPLWADKFRPSYLMSKSPVKIKDTRKPSPPKQQSEGEKENE, encoded by the coding sequence ATGAGTATACTTTCGACACTATTTAGAAGAAAAGTTAATAAAAATAGTGGGAAAACATCAGAGAAGGAACTCTATGATAAAGAAGGTATACCAAAGCAATATGATTTTTCACTAGAGAAGAATAAGAAAAGTATAAAAGAAATATTTAATTCAACGTCCGATTATGAGGTAATTAACATAAAGGTTGGAAACCTTGAGGGGTGTGTTTGTTACTTAGGAACGACTTTAAGTAAGAGTGATTTGAATTCTCTAGTCTTAGAACCACTGAGGTCTGCCTTTCAAAAGAATGAGGAAACTTATCAAGATATGAATTCATTAAGAGAAGCATATTTTCCAGCAGTATCTTATGAATTTGCAGAAACACTGCACCAGCTTATTTGGCATATGCTGAATGGTTTTGCAATTGTGATGGTTAACCAACATACGAAAGCTTTAGCTTTAAATATTGGTGGTACCGAGAAGAGGTCAATAGTAGAACCGAGCACACAGACAATTATCCGTGGCCCTAAGGATGGCTTTGTTGAGGATCTTCAAACAAATATTGGACTGGTCCGTAGAAGAATTAAAAATCCCAGATTGATATTTGAAGAGTTCAATGTAGGAAGAGATTCTAATACACAATTGGTCATTGGCTACATGAAGGGAATTGTGAACGAGGATATTCTGAGCGAGGTAAAGCAAAGAATTAATAAGATTAATGCTTCTGGTTTATTGGACACAGGAAATGTAGAGGAGTTTATAACAGATCAAACTTTTACCTTTTTTCCACTAGTTTTTAATACAGAAAGACCAGATAGCATAAGCGGGAATATCCTTGAGGGGAAAATTGCTATCTTTTTAGATGGAACACCCTTTGTCTTAGTTGTTCCCAGTGTCTTTACTGATTTTTTTCAGTCTACTGAGGATTATTATCAGCCGTTTTTCATGACAAGCTTTATCAGAGTAATTCGTTATATTGCGTTTATGATTACACTAACATTTCCTTCTTTATATGTTGCCATTACAACTTTTCACCATGAATTACTTCCCACACCCTTATTGATAAGTGTGCAAAGTCAAAGAGAAGGAGTTCCATTTCCAGCTGTTATTGAGATTTTACTTATGGAGCTTACATTTGAAGTGTTAAGAGAGGCTGGTGTTCGAATGCCTCGTGCTGTTGGTCAAACATTATCAATTGTTGGTGCTTTAGTTATTGGGCAAGCTGCTGTTGAAGCTGGCCTCGTTTCTAATGTGTTAGTCGTTGTTGTTGCATTTTCTGCCATTGCAAGCTTTGTTACACCAATCTATAATTTTTCAATTGCGGCGCGGCTAATTCGATTTATCTTAATATTAATGGCTGCTTCTTTAGGGTTATATGGTATTTTCTTATCACTCATTGTAATGGTTATCCACTTGGTAAGTTTACGAACGTTTGGAATTCCTTATTTAACACCAGTGGCTCCATTTAAATTGAGAGATCAAACAGATGTGTTTTTTCGTATTCCTTTATGGGCAGATAAATTTAGGCCATCTTATTTAATGTCGAAATCACCAGTGAAAATAAAGGATACTAGGAAGCCGTCACCTCCTAAACAACAATCAGAAGGGGAAAAGGAAAATGAATAA
- a CDS encoding Ger(x)C family spore germination protein — translation MNKKWIYLFLILSFFMTGCWDREELDEISIVSGIAVDPGEEKKYRLTVEAIISSEFGKQSAQGNTPVVTYTMEGNSLSELSNKMNKGLTRKMVYSHTRVLYISEEVAREGLFGFLDFLDRSGQFRNDFNIMITKGSPASEFTKITYPTQKSPSLKVNSQAETFTEEWGGDPNVKLYDFISTIISKGKSPVAASLSIKGNAESGKTVENNKSLDPEALVVMDGMVVFDDEKMIGELSLEETRNYLWTQDLMQTSLSIPCGENSEEAKGYFLDARITMSKSSLEADYKNGYPHIKVNINGEARIQGLHCPQDLTKLAVFTDYEERIEDYIKKEMSSLITKVQEEYGVDIFGFGDALNRQNHKKFLEVQNQWDEEFAKAELDVYVDMHLMRSGIKNKSFNEDIEKKEKEK, via the coding sequence ATGAATAAGAAATGGATATATTTATTTCTCATTCTGTCTTTTTTTATGACAGGTTGTTGGGATCGTGAAGAATTGGATGAAATATCAATTGTGTCAGGTATTGCAGTAGATCCAGGGGAAGAAAAAAAGTATCGCTTGACAGTAGAAGCTATTATCTCGTCTGAATTTGGAAAACAAAGTGCTCAAGGTAATACACCGGTCGTTACGTATACTATGGAGGGGAATTCTCTTTCGGAGCTATCAAATAAAATGAATAAGGGACTAACTCGTAAGATGGTTTATTCCCATACAAGGGTATTATACATAAGTGAGGAGGTTGCGAGGGAAGGTCTATTTGGTTTCCTAGACTTTTTGGATCGCAGTGGACAATTCCGAAATGATTTTAACATTATGATCACAAAAGGAAGCCCTGCTTCTGAGTTCACAAAAATTACCTATCCAACACAGAAAAGTCCTTCCCTAAAGGTTAATTCTCAAGCGGAGACATTTACTGAGGAGTGGGGAGGAGATCCTAATGTTAAGTTATATGATTTTATATCTACAATTATTTCAAAAGGAAAGAGTCCAGTTGCTGCATCGCTCTCAATAAAAGGTAATGCAGAATCAGGAAAAACAGTTGAGAATAATAAGTCTCTAGATCCTGAAGCGCTAGTTGTTATGGACGGTATGGTAGTTTTTGATGATGAGAAGATGATTGGTGAGTTATCTCTAGAAGAAACAAGGAACTATTTATGGACTCAAGATCTAATGCAAACCAGTCTAAGTATCCCATGTGGAGAAAATTCTGAAGAAGCTAAAGGTTATTTTTTAGATGCGCGAATAACAATGTCTAAGTCAAGTCTAGAAGCTGATTATAAGAATGGTTACCCACATATTAAAGTAAATATAAATGGTGAAGCAAGAATTCAAGGGCTACATTGTCCTCAGGATTTAACAAAGTTAGCTGTTTTTACAGATTACGAAGAGAGAATTGAAGATTATATAAAGAAAGAAATGAGCTCTCTCATAACGAAAGTACAGGAAGAATATGGAGTTGACATATTTGGGTTTGGTGATGCTCTAAATCGTCAGAACCACAAGAAATTTCTAGAAGTACAAAATCAATGGGATGAAGAGTTTGCCAAAGCTGAACTGGATGTATATGTTGATATGCATCTCATGAGATCTGGAATAAAAAATAAAAGTTTTAATGAGGATATTGAAAAAAAAGAAAAAGAAAAATAA
- a CDS encoding Cof-type HAD-IIB family hydrolase → MTKLIAIDLDGTLLSSKNEISIENIQAIKEAQNAGIEIVIATGRAHFDVQAIFKDTDIKTWIIAANGATIYDPEGNLYHHQPIDPSTAYKVLHALEQDGFYYEVFSSSCIYTPTSGRKLLQIEIDRIQSANPDVSIQNLEEALSKQFSQTGFTFIDSYKDIKEAGTPVYNILAFSFFEERLKEGWSKYGQIEGLTIVSSANHNFELEHQHASKGIALELLSEKLGIALEHTAAIGDSMNDLSMLSRAGIGIAMGNAKNSIKEAADLVTVTNDENGVAHFIQSVLSKV, encoded by the coding sequence ATGACTAAGCTTATAGCTATTGACCTTGATGGAACATTGCTAAGTAGTAAGAATGAAATCAGCATTGAAAATATCCAAGCGATAAAAGAAGCGCAAAATGCTGGTATTGAGATTGTTATCGCAACAGGTCGTGCCCATTTCGATGTTCAGGCAATTTTTAAGGATACAGACATAAAAACATGGATCATTGCAGCGAACGGAGCAACAATCTATGATCCGGAAGGTAATCTTTATCACCATCAACCAATTGATCCTTCAACTGCATATAAAGTGCTACATGCATTAGAACAGGACGGCTTTTATTATGAGGTTTTTAGTTCTTCATGTATTTATACTCCTACTAGCGGGCGAAAGCTATTACAAATTGAAATAGATCGCATCCAAAGTGCTAATCCTGATGTTTCTATTCAAAATTTGGAGGAAGCCTTATCAAAGCAATTTAGTCAAACGGGATTTACATTTATTGATTCTTACAAAGATATTAAAGAAGCTGGCACACCCGTTTATAACATTCTTGCGTTTTCCTTTTTTGAAGAGAGATTAAAAGAAGGCTGGTCAAAATATGGTCAAATTGAGGGTCTTACGATTGTATCTTCAGCCAATCATAACTTTGAATTAGAGCATCAGCATGCATCAAAAGGAATTGCTCTTGAATTACTATCTGAAAAACTAGGTATTGCTCTAGAACATACTGCAGCAATTGGTGATAGCATGAATGACCTATCCATGCTATCTCGTGCAGGAATAGGTATAGCTATGGGGAATGCAAAAAATTCTATTAAAGAAGCAGCCGATTTGGTGACAGTAACAAATGATGAAAATGGTGTTGCTCACTTTATTCAATCTGTTTTAAGCAAGGTATAA
- a CDS encoding DeoR/GlpR family DNA-binding transcription regulator, translating to MFQEERLRSILAHLKTSKRISIEEICELFDVSRDTARRDLVKLEEDKAIIRTRGGAILPSPKHEIKDYVNRLSMVSEEKRQIGKKAASIIHPGDYIILDTSTTVQACAEQMEDVKCTIITNSINLADILIKNSQAHIQLLGGELHKEHRYLYGSSVIEKLSYYHVDKAFVGCAGISEKGVTVAHEEDGKVMQKMIQQAEQVILLADHTKIGITGYFRCAELNEIDLLITDREPNKEFQDLLDSHGVEIFITSHNEEGEILND from the coding sequence ATGTTCCAAGAAGAACGATTAAGATCAATCCTTGCACACCTAAAAACATCCAAGCGCATTTCAATTGAAGAAATATGCGAGTTGTTTGACGTATCTAGAGATACAGCCAGAAGAGATCTTGTGAAATTAGAAGAAGATAAAGCTATTATCCGTACTCGGGGTGGTGCCATCCTTCCTTCACCTAAACATGAAATCAAAGATTACGTTAATCGTTTAAGCATGGTATCAGAAGAAAAAAGACAAATTGGCAAAAAAGCAGCATCTATTATTCATCCTGGTGATTACATTATTCTTGACACTTCAACAACTGTTCAGGCATGTGCGGAGCAGATGGAAGATGTAAAATGTACGATTATTACAAACTCAATTAATCTGGCAGACATACTAATTAAAAATTCACAAGCACATATTCAACTGCTTGGAGGAGAACTCCATAAAGAACACCGCTATTTATATGGAAGTTCTGTGATCGAAAAACTATCTTATTACCATGTTGATAAGGCCTTTGTAGGTTGCGCCGGAATATCCGAGAAAGGTGTCACAGTAGCTCATGAGGAAGATGGGAAAGTGATGCAAAAAATGATTCAGCAAGCTGAGCAGGTTATTTTACTAGCAGATCATACAAAAATCGGTATTACGGGGTATTTTCGATGTGCGGAACTTAACGAGATTGATTTACTTATCACTGATCGAGAGCCCAATAAGGAATTTCAAGATTTATTAGATTCTCATGGAGTTGAAATATTCATTACATCTCATAATGAGGAAGGGGAAATACTTAATGACTAA
- the dcuS gene encoding DcuS/MalK family sensor histidine kinase, with translation MIKQKYKLSTIIILFVCLVVLLSLLLTDLLISHTVSKTIRENQEEKAKIVSRTVAKSVIVKNGLENNQPYSSEIQDYTVDIQKAADVMFVVVMDMKAVRKSHPNTDLIGKKFKGGDEEAVLNGKEHVSVSEGTLGQSLRAFTPIYNHEQEQIGAVAVGISLNNVEQALERGHRTIIIASIIGVLVGILGAILLARYIKKILFGLEPFAIAKIHEERNTMLQSVHEGIIAVDNEANITLVNRSALHIFKNTGLPAQPIGMKITEYLPSSNLDRVLKTGKAEQDVELTINGVSILVNRAPLIVNDQIVGAISTFRDKTEMNQLAEQLTGVRTYADALRAQSHEFMNRLHVILGMIKMESYEELRKFIAQVVNHGAHEVGQVTKNIKDPALAGFLLGKLSFARENKVEMIIDCDTLIPEPVDPRITHELITVIGNLVDNAIEAMAQYDNKVLQVKFHYEDSSLQIKVRDSGPGLHKDQFPHLFTKGYSTKGDNRGFGLYLVNKSMEHIEGTLQINLSIKTGAEFIVQVPYKGGTVRKMRIYNAKPIFLTIPTFLTTL, from the coding sequence ATGATAAAGCAAAAATATAAGCTAAGTACAATCATTATTTTGTTCGTTTGTTTAGTCGTGCTTCTTTCGCTGCTCCTGACTGATTTGTTAATAAGTCATACAGTAAGCAAGACCATACGAGAAAATCAAGAAGAAAAGGCAAAGATTGTCTCAAGAACAGTTGCGAAGTCTGTGATTGTAAAAAATGGACTAGAAAATAACCAACCTTATTCGAGTGAGATTCAAGATTATACTGTTGACATTCAAAAAGCAGCAGATGTTATGTTTGTCGTTGTAATGGATATGAAAGCAGTAAGAAAATCACACCCTAACACTGATTTAATTGGAAAAAAATTTAAAGGGGGAGATGAGGAAGCTGTTCTTAACGGTAAAGAGCATGTTTCGGTTTCAGAAGGGACGTTAGGACAATCATTAAGAGCTTTTACACCTATATATAATCATGAACAAGAACAGATAGGGGCAGTTGCTGTTGGTATTTCATTGAATAATGTGGAACAAGCATTAGAAAGAGGGCATCGTACCATCATAATTGCCTCTATTATTGGTGTTTTAGTTGGGATCTTAGGTGCAATATTATTAGCTCGATATATAAAAAAGATTTTATTTGGTCTTGAACCATTTGCCATTGCTAAAATACATGAAGAAAGAAATACGATGCTGCAATCTGTTCATGAGGGTATTATTGCGGTTGATAATGAGGCGAATATTACTCTAGTAAATAGATCGGCTTTACACATTTTTAAAAATACTGGACTACCAGCACAGCCTATTGGGATGAAGATAACAGAGTATTTACCATCTTCAAACTTGGATCGTGTACTTAAAACAGGAAAAGCAGAGCAAGATGTTGAGTTAACGATTAATGGGGTTTCAATATTGGTTAATCGAGCACCTCTAATAGTCAACGATCAAATTGTTGGAGCTATTTCCACCTTTAGAGATAAAACAGAGATGAATCAATTAGCTGAACAATTAACAGGGGTTCGTACCTATGCAGATGCATTACGAGCTCAATCTCATGAATTTATGAACAGACTTCATGTTATTTTAGGTATGATTAAAATGGAAAGCTATGAAGAGCTAAGGAAGTTCATTGCTCAGGTTGTTAATCATGGTGCACATGAGGTTGGACAAGTGACAAAAAATATTAAAGATCCAGCACTAGCAGGCTTTTTACTTGGGAAGCTTAGCTTTGCAAGGGAAAATAAAGTAGAAATGATCATTGATTGTGATACGCTTATTCCTGAACCGGTTGATCCAAGAATTACCCATGAATTAATTACGGTTATTGGCAATTTAGTAGATAATGCGATTGAAGCGATGGCTCAATATGATAATAAAGTCTTGCAAGTCAAATTTCATTATGAAGACTCTTCTTTACAAATAAAAGTTAGGGATTCAGGTCCTGGACTTCATAAGGATCAATTTCCACATCTATTTACCAAGGGGTATTCCACAAAGGGAGATAATCGTGGGTTTGGATTATATTTAGTCAACAAAAGTATGGAACATATAGAAGGAACACTTCAAATTAATTTAAGTATCAAAACAGGAGCAGAATTTATTGTTCAAGTTCCTTATAAAGGGGGTACCGTCAGGAAAATGCGGATTTACAACGCTAAGCCTATTTTTCTGACGATTCCCACGTTTTTAACAACGTTATGA
- a CDS encoding GNAT family N-acetyltransferase has protein sequence MTNMNLEPLNKYHAEELFSVLKDEKIYTYIPENPPESSGELSEKFERLAEGAPIHLSQIWLNFAIYNKNLKEYIGTVQATIYSKDLKASIAYVLPSKYWGKGYAQQAVTEMINILISNYKIKMFHAYIDTRNIKSIKLVERLGFKKIGFEKNADFFKGSTSDEYIFALKTEEWNK, from the coding sequence ATGACTAATATGAATCTAGAACCATTAAACAAGTATCATGCTGAGGAGTTATTTTCAGTTTTAAAAGATGAAAAAATATATACCTATATCCCTGAAAATCCTCCTGAGAGTTCAGGTGAATTGTCTGAAAAATTCGAAAGGTTGGCAGAAGGTGCACCAATTCACCTTTCGCAAATCTGGTTAAATTTTGCAATCTATAATAAAAATTTAAAGGAATATATTGGAACGGTTCAAGCAACTATTTATAGTAAAGATTTAAAAGCTTCAATAGCATATGTCTTACCTTCTAAGTACTGGGGAAAGGGATATGCACAACAAGCAGTAACAGAGATGATTAATATACTAATTTCAAATTATAAAATAAAGATGTTTCATGCATATATTGATACAAGGAACATTAAATCAATTAAATTAGTTGAAAGGCTAGGATTTAAAAAAATTGGATTTGAAAAGAATGCGGATTTTTTTAAAGGTTCTACCAGCGACGAATATATATTTGCCTTGAAAACAGAGGAATGGAATAAATAA